Proteins found in one Pseudochaenichthys georgianus chromosome 13, fPseGeo1.2, whole genome shotgun sequence genomic segment:
- the tmem91 gene encoding transmembrane protein 91 — MENLDELEHPLLGEVPNNSWASGPGLGPGTGQNPGGMFKGILVKCEEDRAYPPLTWRGYCGHPPELQQQQLLDPCALPRTLESFYPMAPIWGHSDSLLSKDYLETTFVDIRPGSTLERKLLAERQDYHSDSYSVDDEDDLLPDSDDSSIEDFSETDSESNFPLMIPQDYLGLAFFSMLCCFWPLGIAAFYLSQKTNKASAQGDFQGANAASRQALWLSVLSIVFGIITYICAIAALISYLSGKPP; from the exons ATGGAGAATCTAGATGAGCTGGAGCACCCTCTTCTGGGAGAAGTCCCCAATAACAGCTGGGCATCTGGGCCGGGATTGGGGCCAGGGACAGGACAGAACCCTGGAGGGATGTTCAAGGGCATCCTGGTTAAGTGTGAGGAGGACAGGGCCTACCCTCCCTTAACATGGAGGGGCTATTGTGGACATCCTCCAgagctccagcagcagcagctcctggACCCCTGCGCCTTGCCTCGCACTCTGGAGTCCTTTTACCCAATGGCTCCCATCTGGGGACACTCAGACTCCCTGCTCAGCAAGGACTACCTGGAGACCACCTTTGTGGACATCCGGCCCGGCTCCACCCTGGAGAGGAAGCTGCTGGCCGAGAGGCAGGACTACCACAGTGACTCCTACAGCGTGGACGATGAAGACGATCTGCTGCCGGACTCTGAC GACTCATCCATTGAAGACTTCAGTGAGACCGACAGCGAGAGCAACTTCCCCCTGATGATCCCTCAGGACTACCTGGGTCTGGCCTTCTTCTCCATGCTCTGCTGCTTCTGGCCCCTGGGCATCGCTGCCTTCTACCTCTCAcagaag ACCAACAAGGCCTCGGCTCAGGGGGATTTTCAGGGGGCCAACGCTGCGTCCCGCCAGGCTCTGTGGCTCTCCGTGCTCTCCATCGTTTTCGGAATCATAACGTACATCTGCGCCATCGCTGCGTTGATTTCCTACCTGTCCGGCAAACCCCCTTAA